From Gemmatimonadota bacterium, one genomic window encodes:
- a CDS encoding DUF1697 domain-containing protein, with product MAEPKNPDETYLALLRGINVGGKNIIKMVDLRSCFVSEGFRDVVTYIQSGNVIFRSPSTGLRTLTKRIEGMLSAAFDYEASVVMRSRKQMRAVVTDAPAVFGEQPETYRYDVIFVKAPLTANTAMEGVPTRPGVDEAWVGSGVLYFSRRIDQASRSYLSRLASMPVYQRVTVRNWNTTTRLLELMEKD from the coding sequence ATGGCCGAACCCAAGAACCCGGATGAAACCTACCTTGCCCTGCTGCGCGGTATCAATGTCGGTGGCAAGAACATCATCAAGATGGTGGATCTTCGGAGCTGTTTCGTGTCCGAAGGCTTTCGTGACGTCGTCACTTATATCCAGAGCGGGAACGTGATCTTCCGTTCGCCTTCCACCGGGCTCAGGACCCTGACGAAGCGTATTGAGGGGATGCTGTCTGCGGCGTTTGACTACGAGGCGAGTGTCGTGATGCGTTCTAGAAAGCAGATGCGTGCGGTGGTTACGGATGCGCCGGCGGTCTTTGGAGAACAGCCGGAGACATATCGCTACGATGTTATATTTGTGAAGGCGCCGCTTACGGCAAATACCGCCATGGAGGGCGTTCCCACCAGGCCCGGCGTGGATGAAGCCTGGGTGGGCAGCGGTGTGCTCTACTTCTCCCGGCGCATCGACCAGGCCTCTCGGAGCTATCTCAGCCGTCTCGCGTCGATGCCCGTGTACCAGCGCGTAA